A window of the Bacteroides thetaiotaomicron VPI-5482 genome harbors these coding sequences:
- a CDS encoding ATP-binding protein — MINRELYMEQITPFIDKPFVKVITGIRRCGKSVVLRLIREELLRRGVSEDYIIYMNFESFEWIDMKEAKALYAHIREATKASGKYYILLDEIQEVTDWEKAVNAFLVDLDVDIYVTGSNSRLLSSEFSTYLAGRYVAFHIMTLSFREYLLFHDLPLTISVSDRKTEFLKYLRMGGFPAIHTANYDYNAIYKIVYDIYSSVILRDTVQRHSIRNVEMLERVVKFVFDNIGNKLNAKNIADYFKSQQRKVDINTIYNYLNALDSAFVIQRIPRYDIKGKEILQTNEKYFVSDLSLIYSVMGYRDRLIGGMLENLVCMELKRRGYEVYVGKQDEKEVDFVAIRREEKIYVQVTYQLGLQATIDREFAPLLAIDDHYPKYVVSMDDLWQDNIEGVKHRHIADFLLDEW; from the coding sequence GTCGCTGTGGCAAGTCGGTCGTGTTGCGTTTAATTCGTGAGGAACTTTTACGAAGAGGAGTATCTGAGGATTATATTATTTATATGAACTTTGAAAGTTTCGAGTGGATAGACATGAAGGAGGCGAAGGCGTTATACGCTCATATTCGGGAAGCTACGAAAGCCTCGGGAAAATATTATATTCTCTTGGATGAGATTCAGGAAGTTACAGATTGGGAAAAGGCAGTGAATGCCTTTTTGGTTGACTTGGATGTAGATATTTATGTGACAGGTTCTAATTCACGTTTACTATCTTCCGAGTTTTCGACTTATTTGGCAGGAAGATACGTTGCCTTTCACATTATGACTTTATCCTTTAGAGAATATCTATTATTTCATGATCTCCCGCTGACAATTTCTGTATCCGACCGTAAAACGGAGTTTCTGAAATATCTTCGTATGGGAGGATTTCCGGCTATTCATACGGCAAACTATGATTATAATGCTATCTACAAAATAGTGTATGATATTTATTCTTCTGTCATTCTTCGTGATACCGTGCAGAGGCATAGCATTCGTAACGTAGAAATGCTTGAAAGAGTGGTGAAGTTTGTTTTTGATAATATTGGGAATAAACTAAATGCGAAAAATATTGCCGACTATTTCAAAAGTCAGCAACGGAAAGTAGATATCAATACGATTTATAATTATCTCAATGCTTTAGATAGTGCTTTTGTCATTCAACGTATACCACGTTATGACATCAAGGGCAAAGAGATTCTGCAAACCAATGAAAAGTATTTTGTAAGTGATCTTTCATTAATTTATTCTGTGATGGGATATCGGGACCGCTTAATAGGGGGAATGCTCGAAAATTTGGTTTGCATGGAGTTGAAACGCCGCGGATACGAAGTATATGTAGGTAAACAGGATGAAAAAGAAGTTGATTTTGTAGCCATTAGGCGTGAAGAGAAAATATATGTGCAGGTTACTTATCAACTTGGCTTGCAAGCAACCATCGATCGTGAGTTTGCCCCTTTACTGGCAATTGATGATCATTATCCTAAATATGTGGTTAGTATGGATGATCTATGGCAAGATAATATTGAAGGGGTTAAGCATCGGCATATAGCCGATTTTCTACTTGATGAGTGGTAA